The stretch of DNA GATCATTACAATATaaatagtgtttttttttttttgagaaaagaacaattcattaatagaacgccatacggcacttacaaagaataactataatcgaaaacaaatctaatggaaaccaaagaaaaataattttcatataaactagggatctcaaaacagcatctgacaattcggctcgtcctattatcgctatcttcatgtagcttttgaggggatccttcgtttgatttatgagataaaatttacctctgACTGGTTCCAAAGATCGTTGACAAATCACTTTTACCCTTTGAAAGAACACGCTGCAAACCATCAACGAACTACTCCTGACTATATTACTGATGAAACTAAAACCACGAATAAATGGAAAACCCCTGAAATAAGGGATGGAAAAAcgattctcaccaaaagggagacacttattgaatagaaaataggtatgcatactattgattaaaatttgaaacaattttggggcttaccatcgatcgatTGATAATCGATGGAGCCCCTTGTATAATTTgatggaggctagggttttttAGAATGGGTTTTTAATTCTTTAAATAGTGTTTTTATTGGTTACACACTCATTAGGATTGTCTCGCACAAGTAATACCGTCTTGCTCAATCATTATTGATAACAAGGTTATTTTATGCCGTACAAGAGAACTCGGTACAACGTAAATCATAAACTCAATTCTCAATACAAATCGAACTCATTGTCAGaatatggaggaaatgaaagtaAATTTCAAATCGTCTTATCAAAAATCATATAAAGCTTAATCAAGTAATCCACACTTTCATGCTCGCTTAATATTTATGACCTTATCAAAAATCACATAAACTCAAAATAGACTACTAGGCAGCAAACAACTCGCAAGTAAAACTATCTTGGGTATCATGCGGGAAGCGCGATACAACCAACTAGTATATAAAAACAATGTCCAAATAAATGAACCTTTCAATGTGCCATGCCATCTTCAATGTCCTTAAAAAGTTAAGGATTCGCAAATTATTTACTCTATTTCTGATTTCATGTTTCATTACTACTGACGAGCGACGACTAACGACTAACGACTCGGTATTAAAGGGATACAAAGGATGGAGACCATGGTGCAACATAAAATCCCTTGGGCCGAGTACTATCAAACAAATTAACTCCATCAAAGATACTAACTCGTACCTCCTTAATCTTTCTGGTTATTAAGTTACAACTAAACAACTCCTTAGAATACGGCCCCAATTTTATTAGGATCTCCTGATCGTCCTTCGAATAAATGTAAACACTTGGTTGCGACCAAGCGTACTCTGCCCATGAGAAAATATATGCTCAACACTTGAGTAGCTGATCAATTTAGTCCATGAACTATGAACACGGTACTCTTTCATAACCCATATTTCCAAACTCCGCGGACTTGACCAATTGGGACAACGGTGTGACACCAAGTGCAAATAACCCTTTAAATCGGCAATATTCCAAGACATATAAGTAGTAATCAAATAATGAGGCATCCTTAACTCATAAAACTGTTCGGATCCAATATCGAAACATGATATGATTTTATGACCCGGTGTCTCTGAATAACCTACCCAATGTAGCGCGTTGTTAGAGTAAACCATAAACGGTTTCACCTTCTGATAGCTGCCGAAATGCCATGCGATACGTGTAGGAGTAAATTTTATTTCTTCACATGTATTACTTTTCAGCCGGAAAATATAAGCTAGCCTTTTCCGGGATACCCAAAAAATCTTGTAATCGTTGCTCTTATGATCGTAACCAAATCCCGTCTCATATTCCGTGTTGGCGTCCGGAAAGGCCGGAATTCGAATAACCCGATTTGCTCTCGTTATCGGGTTATACACCAAAATCTTCCTAGAGGTTAAATTTTCAAAGCAGAGCAGCCCGTTACATGAACCAACAATCTCGGAGTCTAATTTCTTGTGAAATTCAAGGGGCAATGCAAAATTACTAACAATACCGCGACCACTAATAGAATAATCAAAACTCGAGATTGAACCCGAACCAACGAGAATTAAGTAACGATGATTAGTGTCGTGATTTTGAGGATAGTTCTGACAGTTGTAGAGATCGATAAAACTTTGGCTTGTGATTTCGGCAAGCCAATTCTTGGATACGCACTTGAATCGAACAAGAGATTTTACGGGTAGCCTTAATAGGATCACAACTTGCATTTCTATGGGAAGACGTTTGTTAGGAGTGTCCTCCATCTTTTGCACTTTAAAAATCATATTATAAAATCTAAATATTGAAAATCTAATTATTGAAAACAGAATCCATAAAACCGTTTATATTATTAATGATGTTGTGATCCATTGATTACATGAACCTGCTTTATATAGAGGTCTATCTCTACCTAAACTCTAAGAAgcataataatatttattattattattattatctcgtCATGTTTCCCGGTCATATTTTCTTCCTCTAAACAAACATATTATCTTGATATTATCATATTCTCATAATATTATCATATTATGTAACATATATCATACTT from Silene latifolia isolate original U9 population chromosome 10, ASM4854445v1, whole genome shotgun sequence encodes:
- the LOC141609462 gene encoding F-box/kelch-repeat protein At3g23880-like; the encoded protein is MIFKVQKMEDTPNKRLPIEMQVVILLRLPVKSLVRFKCVSKNWLAEITSQSFIDLYNCQNYPQNHDTNHRYLILVGSGSISSFDYSISGRGIVSNFALPLEFHKKLDSEIVGSCNGLLCFENLTSRKILVYNPITRANRVIRIPAFPDANTEYETGFGYDHKSNDYKIFWVSRKRLAYIFRLKSNTCEEIKFTPTRIAWHFGSYQKVKPFMVYSNNALHWVGYSETPGHKIISCFDIGSEQFYELRMPHYLITTYMSWNIADLKGYLHLVSHRCPNWSSPRSLEIWVMKEYRVHSSWTKLISYSSVEHIFSHGQSTLGRNQVFTFIRRTIRRS